The DNA sequence TGATCGGGCCACTGCAATCGAAGCCTCTTCAAGGCGCTCGCGCACAGTCCCGTGTCCAACAAGCGCTGCACTTGGTCCTGTTCCGCGAAACGCACGTCGAAAAGCTCCACCACCTCTAGTGTTGAGTTGGACGCCAGCACCTCGGCGAAGCGAATAAAGATCGTCGACGGTAAACTCATCTGCGCCAAGGTGAACCTCTTGAGCGTTTCGTTCACCGATAATGTTTCGACGAGCGCTGCAGCACCCTCGTCGCCGCCGCAGGAGTACCAAAGACTGAATTCCGTAAGCGTCTTGTTTTCTCGCAGATAGCTCGCAAGTTCTTTCGCAAATTCAGTACCTATGTTCTCgcatcgcaagtccaaagaacgCAGGCTGCTGAACAATCCGGAAAGTTTTATGCTGCAATCTTCTCTTCCGCATTCAATGCGAAGCACTTGCAGCGCTTCGAGCGAAGAGCAGCCTCGGAAGTCATCAAATGCGATCCGGAACGCGTTCAGTGTCATTTGCCATATACAAATCTTCTTCACGGGCGGGCCTGTGCTTAACATGCGACGAAGCACGCCAGCGTCCTCATCTGAAAGCACCTTGGTGTACGTGAGCTCGCCTTGTTGGGCGCTCTCACTGCTGGCTCCGGCAGGGTTCTTCGGATCTTGATCGTGCCGGAGCTGTGGATCTTGATAGTGCCGGAGCTGTTCGAGCCGGAGCTGTTCGAGCCCCTTCCTAAACAACTCGTTAACATCAGTGTCGTGGGCGTCAGCCTCTTTGCGGACTCCTTCGTCCATGTCCAAAACTTCacaaaaaaacgttttttcttTATACGTACAAGGTTGAGTCGTGTTTGTAGTAACTAAGGCGCCATGTGAAACGAATTTTACCGAACTTCTCGAATCACGGCGGCAAAGTTTTTATCCCACAGCTGATATGATTCTAGGCGTAAAACCTTCGCTTTGTGAGATGAGGTTAGTAGAAGCACCTAAACGGCAGTTATGACTTTGTTCTTGCGTCCGCGACGATGCACTTCTGCCAGGCAACTTTGCAGCACAGAAAAAATCTCTTGAGGGAGAGCCAGCACTACTCTGAAGGCTTGTTGATGCCTAAAGTGTAAGAAGACAAAACAAGGAACGATTGTCAACATTAGAAATTCCACTAAACAATTAGTATAAAGGAACACTCGgtaaatgtaacaaaaataagGACGGATGGCATGGTACGGTCTTTATGCAGTGTTAGAAAAAGGAATTTCTCGGGCTGGAGTAAACGATTCGATAAGGGAATTGTCAGGCCCTGACGAAAGTCAAGGCGCCCCGTCGGCCCTGTCGACAAGAGCCACACGCCCTACTTGAATTATAACCGTATGACTATATGGCGATTCCGCATAGAAGCACTACACGTGTTGTTATATGTCGTATAGGGCAGGTCCATAATGGCCCTCATATCCAGCAGATGAACACATGTGTATCTTATACGAAAATTCGACAGAGACATCTTCAAGATTGCTTACGTgccggaatgcgaaaacattgtAGGCGATTTGGTGAACAGTTTTCGCTCAGGTATATTCAACCGCATGTCGTCATGCACGTTGTAAACTGCACGGCGTTCTTTTTGAGACGTGATGCGGGTGCTACACCTCATCTTATAGACTCATGATTTAGAATTACAACTTAATTCTAGGCGTGTTGGTGCATACTTCATTCGATAAAGAAAAGCACTAACACCACATGCAACcacaagaaacaaggacgaaACGGTTGTCTCTCATCCTTtcttttgtggttgcatgtgttagcgctgttttgTTTGCCAAATCATGATTTAGCGTCGAGAGTGTTGTTGTCTCCTGTCACATACGTGGCTCCTAACCACTAAGGGGGATTGGCCGAGAAATTTTGCCCCCGCCCTGTTTATTTGcccctgcacctttcttgaaagtgtattcaagatgaaataaacattcattcattcattcattcattcaaatggatacgcggagcgcagcggtgcCATTTCGTATTCACGGATCGTGAGTGCGGggtagaagacgatgacgacggtGAGCCGCACATCATCAAAgtatgtttttttattattattattctctctttttttattcctATCAACGCGAGGCTTACTATAGTACTGATCACTAGTTTTACTCATGCattcacagtttatttttcatcttggattatatatttattttacttttttgtggtaGCTATTTATTAAccaaattcttttatttattcaatcataTTACCATCCGATTCGTGGCCTACCCCCcgtagtgggtttgtgccattgattgatgtttcattatcatcatcatcatcatcaagtgcTGCGTGAGCTTTTGCATATAGGGAAAGACACGATGCCGGGTTCTGTATGTGTGAGACACCgataaatttgacgtcaattcGAGCGGGACACTAGTTTGAAAACGTACCGTGTATACATAGTTTCGTAcgtagtacagtgaaagctcgttaattcgaacttcaataattcgaatttatggataattcgaactgtacgatttggtccggccaagctccacagaagtctatgtataaaaaagtccgataattcgaacgcgagaaggttccctcacggataattcgaactacgctcgcctggcacacggccagagaaacgcgcctactgcctacacacaaggctgtattgcctcctaaacggagagaacggcgagagaaggcaaaatcggaaaaaaatctaaccgacgcggcgtcagccagaaggcagcggcggctgccgcctctccgttctacgtaacctccgagacttcttgcccgttgcgaatctcggaggctttgcaaatcttgtacagctgctaatgttgtgcggagatggcacggcaagcgccaaaacacagcgaatcaagtacgtcgcagctgcgcttgcaatcaagaaccaacgaatcagggcattcgccaccttcacatgttcggcgtctttgtctcggcagtcttcatcggttgtgtacctctgttttcagcttaggaggtatcggccgtcgcgattcattgtgatgatgttaagcctcggctaacgttcgtttctgtggacatcggtggtgtggcacagtcggaccagagcttcgacttgaagatggcgtgtgcccgcggcacacgccatcactttctgacacgccaaatttctgacattccctactgcttccaaatcgcagtgtactgttgctctccttcactttcgttagttcgaactttcgttaattcgaactgaagcggcttccccttgcggttcgaattaacgagcttttactgtatacgttatcgtcctggtggaattgtaccgtgattgtgactcagtgctCGCATGgtttcttgttgaaataaacaTTTTATAAACACAtgttatgtgtaactgtgcgtttccgAATGTCTATGTgcttatatgttagtgagtgacGATTCGGACACTACTTGGAAAACGTGCCACGTATACAATGTTTCGTGCTTTCctgtcctggtggaattgtgccgtgattgtgactcagtgttcatatcgtctcttgttgaaaactttttctaaacacatttcttGGCGTGTTACTCTTTACGTCACTGGCCGTTTCTGACATGTTTTGGTCAGGCCTCCGACCATTTTCGCgaaatggggcatataatgctttcgcaaacCCATCTGTTTACACATAACATATTTGGGATGACCCCTATATGATTATATTAGCATATGGGATTCACAATGTACATACATTTGTTTTGCAGATTAGCAAGAAGGCTATGCCCTCATCTAGACGATGTGTGAAGCTTTGACTCAAACCAAAGTATGCAAACGCCATACAAGGTACCCGGGA is a window from the Dermacentor albipictus isolate Rhodes 1998 colony chromosome 6, USDA_Dalb.pri_finalv2, whole genome shotgun sequence genome containing:
- the LOC135910513 gene encoding protein NLRC3-like, whose translation is MDEGVRKEADAHDTDVNELFRKGLEQLRLEQLRHYQDPQLRHDQDPKNPAGASSESAQQGELTYTKVLSDEDAGVLRRMLSTGPPVKKICIWQMTLNAFRIAFDDFRGCSSLEALQVLRIECGREDCSIKLSGLFSSLRSLDLRCENIGTEFAKELASYLRENKTLTEFSLWYSCGGDEGAAALVETLSVNETLKRFTLAQMSLPSTIFIRFAEVLASNSTLEVVELFDVRFAEQDQVQRLLDTGLCASALKRLRLQWPDQLLPLLTRLLREQACHPELSLSVTSSVDDVVLREFFDAVAEDTTLRALHFYPGEKTFDALARGIDSVVRRTTTLREICNFMGVEPGKERQLVSILDSLKENRSIGTFAMYAESVTAEMAKSLSELLAVNNTLNTVTVCEYWEISPDHVETILQGLRNNYTVTGLLVFFDLDDPDDPDAITEVEELLKRNVRLQKKAAEFVISGSGDVSDVEGADALKKLHSSAGLVEKVQELTGKTREAALEEIQSALARLSP